The sequence AAGTGCTTTATCCGGAGCAGTTTGAGGATGTTGACCCGGTCAAAAAGGCAGATGAAATTTATGAATTTCTGCTATCGGCCAAAGTATATGCAGCCATGGATGCCCTGTTCCGGAACAAAGCATTCAAACCGGTTGATTTAGGGGCGAAATAAAGGAGATGCACTTTGATCATGGTGCTGTACCTGATGCCTATATCGGGTATATTCGCAAAAAATCCTGGTTGCTTTTCGCCCTGTTCAGCCTGATGGCAGGACTGTTTCTCATCTCTTTGTGCAAAGGGGCCGTAAAACTTCCGTTGTTGGATGTGGTGCAGACATTAATGTTGGATGCGCCGTCCCGGAAGGCAGATCTTATCGTATGGAATATCCGGCTGCCCCAGACCATTATCGCTATTTTAGGCGGGGCAGGGCTGGCCGTTTCCGGTGCCGTAATGCAGTCGGTATTGAAGAATCCTTTGGCCTCACCCTTTACCCTGGGTATTTCCCATGCGGCCGCATTTGGGGCGGCACTGTCCGTGATCATCATGGGGACCGGGGTGATGGCATCGTCTTCCGGTGATGCCGTGGCCATTTCAAATCCGGTGATCACCGTGGTAACGGCATTTTCTTTTTCAATTATTACCGCGTTAATCATTATCTTTATCTCCGGAAAAAAAGGGGCCTCCCCCCAGGTCATGGTGCTCACCGGCGTGGCATTAGGTTCGCTTTTCACTGCCGGGACCATGCTGCTGCAGTTTTTTGCCGATGATGTGCAGCTGGCTGCCATGGTGTTCTGGACCTTTGGGGATCTGGCCAGAGCAGACTGGAACGACCTTGCACTGATCGCCCCGGTTGTGCTGGTGCTGCTTGGTTTTTTTCTGGTAAACTCCCGGGACTATAACGGTATGGCAATGGGGGATGAGAGCGCTAAAGGCATTGGCATACGGGTGGAATGGGTCAGGCTTTCCGGCATGTTGGCCGCTTCTTTGATGACGGCTTTGATCATCAGCTTTGTGGGCATTATCAGTTTTGTGGGTCTGGCCGCCCCCCATATTGTGCGACGCATCATCGGCGACGACCACCGGTTCCTTTTGCCGGCATCCATTTTGGCCGGCGCCTTGATTCTTCTGGCAGCAGATATGGTCGCCCGGCTGGTCATGCTGCCCCATGTGCTGCCGGTCTCTATTTTTACGGCATTTTTAGGGGCACCGGTTTTTATTTACCTTATCATTAGAGGCAATCCCAGATGATTCTGACAGTGAACCAGATTGATTTTAAGTATAAATCCGTTAAGATTCTTGAAGATATCAATTTTTCCATTCCCCGGGGTGAAATCACCGTAATCTTAGGACCCAACGGCGTGGGAAAAACCACATTACTCAAGTGCCTCAATAAAATTTTAACCCCGTCAAAGGGTCGGATTCATGTAAAAGACAAACCGTTGAAAGCCATGGATATCCGCCAGATTGCCAAAGAGATCAGCTATGTGGCCCAATACAACGAAGCAGGCAAAATCACGGTGTTTGACGCCGTCCTTATGGGGCGATACCCCCATATCCGGTTTACAGCCGGCAAGGAAGACTTAAGAAAAGTCGGGTCGGTGTTGACGCATCTAAACCTGTCACACATGGCCCTGAAAAATTTGTACGAACTTTCCGGCGGGGAACTGCAGCAGGTGGCCATTGCCAGGGCCCTGGTGCAGGAAACCGATATCCTGTTGCTGGACGAACCCACCTCCAGCCTGGACTTAAAAAACCAGACCCGGATTCTAAGTCTTGTCCGGCATATTGTACAAGACCATAACCTTGCAGTAATCATGACCATGCATGACCTGAACTCGGCCCTGCGGTATGCAGATCAGTATATTTGCTTAAAAAACCACACCGTGTTCGGGGCGGGAAAAATTGAAGAAATCCGGTCGGATTTGCTTACAAAGGTGTACGGACTGCCGGTTGAAATTATCCGGCATAAGGGCTACCCCCTGGTGGTGCCGGTTGAAGATGCCTCCAAGGCGGCCTGAGGATGAATTTTTTCATGGTTTTAAATAAAAATTAAAGCTGTTAAAATGGGGTATAAATCATGATCAAACTAAACTTGGAAATTTAGGGCCTGTTTGGTAACCAGGGGGTCTAAGCGAAATCTCATTTTCATGAAATTGCAGCCGATTCATCAATTTCCAAACAGGCGCCTATATACCCCAGGTCAGGGAGGATAGAATGGATTTTGAATTAAGCAAAGAGCTGCAAATGCTCCAGAAAGAGATCCGGACATTTGCAAAAAAAGAGATCGTTCCCTTTGCAGACCAGTGGGATGAGGAACATTACCTGCCCATCGAAGAGGTGATGCGGCCGTTGGGGGAAATGGGATATTTCGGTACCGTAATCCCCGAAGCGTACGGCGGGGAAGAGTTAGGCTTTCTGGCTGCCATGATCGTGACCGAGGAGCTGGCCAAGGCGTCCTCATCCCTGCGGGTCCAGGTGAATATGCAGGTGCTGGGCTGTGCCTATACCATTTATACATACGGTAATGAAACGGTCCGTAAAAAATATGTGGAAAAGCTTTGCACCGCCGAGTACATCGGCGGGTTCGGCATCACCGAACCGGATGCAGGTTCCGATGTTATGAACATCGCCTCCACAGCCGAAGACAAGGGCGATCACTGGCTGCTCAACGGCAATAAAACCTGGATCTCCAATGCCGATGTGGCAGACTGTTTGATCTACTATGCCTATACGGATAACGCTGCCGGTTCCAAGGGGCTGTCCGCCTTTGTGATTGAACCCAAAAACTATGACGGTATCAAAACCTCTTCCCTGGAAAAGCTGGGCTCCCACTCTTCTCCCACAGGGGAACTGTTTCTGGACAATGTCAAGGTGCCCAAGGAAAATATCCTTGGCAAACCCGGTGATGGTGCTAAAATAGTCTTTTCATCGTTGAACCAGACGCGTCTGTCTGCGGCTGCCGGTGGTGTGGGCCTGGCCCAGGCCTGTCTGGACGAAGCCGTCAAATACTGCAATGAGCGAAAACAATTTGGTAAAAAAATCGGCGAGTTTCAGATGAACCAGGATATGATCGCCCAGATGGCCACGGAAATCGAAGCCACCCGGCTTCTGGTCTATAAAGCCGCCTGGGCCAAGGATCAGGGCCGACTCAACAACGGCAGGGATGTGGCCATGGCCAAATACATGGCCGGCGAAACGGCTTATAAATGCGCCAACTATGCCATGAGGATTATGGGTGCTTACGGCTATTCCACTGAATACCCCGTGGCCCGGTATTATCGGGATGCGCCTACCTATGCCATGGTGGAAGGTTCCGCAAATATTTGCAAGTGGATTATTGCCTTGGATGAGCTGGGCATCAGAAAGGCGAATAGATAATTTTTTAAAAAAGGAGACATACATGTCTGAAGAGGTATTAGCACCCCTGTCGGGAAAAATTGTCAGCTTAAGCGTTGAACCGGGGACGGCAATAGAAGAGGACGACGAAATTTTGGTTATCGAAGCCATGAAAATGGAAACGCCCATATTTGCGCCTTGTTCCGGCACTGTGTCAAAGATTGCCGTTAAGGAGGGGGATGCTGTGGAGGAGGATGATTTGTTAATCACCATTGACTAGGCCCCAAAGGAAAAACAAATGAAATCCTATTTTCAAAACATGGCGCCTTTTGGCAAGGCACTCAAAAAAGGGACCATCAAACGCACCCAGAATAACTATGAACAGGTGCTTGAAGCCGAGAAGCAGATCTTGGCCGCCGTGGACGGAGTTAAAAACGCAGGCCTTCCCGAAGAAAAAATTAATCAGCGCGGTCAGATGACCGTATGGCAGCGCCTGGAATATATCGTGGACCCGGGTTCCTGGACGCCGCTTCATACGCTTTTTAATCCTGCGGACAATGTTGAGGGCACCACCAATGTTATTGACGGCCTTGGAAAAATTGCAGGCAAATGGGCGGTTGTGATCGGGTTTGACAATAAGGTCATGGCCGGTGCCTGGCTGGCCGGCCAGTCCGAGAACATTCTCAGGGCCACAGACCTTGCAAAAAGGCTGAATATCCCGTTGGTTTGGCTGGTGAATTGCAGCGGGGCCAAGCTCACCGAGCAGGAAAAATTTTATGCCAATCGAAGGGGCTCCGGCACCCCGTTTTTCAGGCATGCGGAGCTTGAGCAGGAGGGCATCCCCGTGCTGGCGGCCATCTACGGCACCAACCCTGCCGGCGGCGGCTACCAGTCCATCAGTTCCACAGTTCTTTTTGCCCATGAAAAGTGCAATATGGCCGTTGGCGGTGCCGGCATTGTCAGCGGTATGGCCCCCCAGGGTGGATTTACCGTGGACATGGCCGAAGATCTGGTCCAAAAAGCCAAAGAACACCGGGCAAAGCCGCCCGGGTCCGTGGCCACCCATTATGACCACACCGGTTTTTTCCGCTTTGTGTACAAGGAGGAAAAAGAGGTGCTGGACGGTGTTAGAGACTATATGAAAAAGCTGCCGGCCTATGACCCTGAATTTTTCAGGGTGACCGAACCCAAGGCCCCGGCGTTTGAAGCCGAAGATGTCATGCGCCTTCTGCCCATGGCCTCCAAGACCGTATATGATTTTGACGACATTTTAGCAAGGCTTGTGGACGGCTCCGAGCACATGGAATATCGCCCGGACTACGGCCCTGAAATCTACACAGGGCTTTGCAAGGTGGATGGCTTTCTTGTGGCCTGCATCGGAAACCGCCAGGGGTATCTTGG comes from uncultured Desulfobacter sp. and encodes:
- a CDS encoding iron ABC transporter permease, which produces MHFDHGAVPDAYIGYIRKKSWLLFALFSLMAGLFLISLCKGAVKLPLLDVVQTLMLDAPSRKADLIVWNIRLPQTIIAILGGAGLAVSGAVMQSVLKNPLASPFTLGISHAAAFGAALSVIIMGTGVMASSSGDAVAISNPVITVVTAFSFSIITALIIIFISGKKGASPQVMVLTGVALGSLFTAGTMLLQFFADDVQLAAMVFWTFGDLARADWNDLALIAPVVLVLLGFFLVNSRDYNGMAMGDESAKGIGIRVEWVRLSGMLAASLMTALIISFVGIISFVGLAAPHIVRRIIGDDHRFLLPASILAGALILLAADMVARLVMLPHVLPVSIFTAFLGAPVFIYLIIRGNPR
- a CDS encoding ABC transporter ATP-binding protein produces the protein MILTVNQIDFKYKSVKILEDINFSIPRGEITVILGPNGVGKTTLLKCLNKILTPSKGRIHVKDKPLKAMDIRQIAKEISYVAQYNEAGKITVFDAVLMGRYPHIRFTAGKEDLRKVGSVLTHLNLSHMALKNLYELSGGELQQVAIARALVQETDILLLDEPTSSLDLKNQTRILSLVRHIVQDHNLAVIMTMHDLNSALRYADQYICLKNHTVFGAGKIEEIRSDLLTKVYGLPVEIIRHKGYPLVVPVEDASKAA
- the acd gene encoding glutaryl-CoA dehydrogenase Acd codes for the protein MDFELSKELQMLQKEIRTFAKKEIVPFADQWDEEHYLPIEEVMRPLGEMGYFGTVIPEAYGGEELGFLAAMIVTEELAKASSSLRVQVNMQVLGCAYTIYTYGNETVRKKYVEKLCTAEYIGGFGITEPDAGSDVMNIASTAEDKGDHWLLNGNKTWISNADVADCLIYYAYTDNAAGSKGLSAFVIEPKNYDGIKTSSLEKLGSHSSPTGELFLDNVKVPKENILGKPGDGAKIVFSSLNQTRLSAAAGGVGLAQACLDEAVKYCNERKQFGKKIGEFQMNQDMIAQMATEIEATRLLVYKAAWAKDQGRLNNGRDVAMAKYMAGETAYKCANYAMRIMGAYGYSTEYPVARYYRDAPTYAMVEGSANICKWIIALDELGIRKANR
- a CDS encoding acetyl-CoA carboxylase biotin carboxyl carrier protein subunit, which translates into the protein MSEEVLAPLSGKIVSLSVEPGTAIEEDDEILVIEAMKMETPIFAPCSGTVSKIAVKEGDAVEEDDLLITID
- a CDS encoding carboxyl transferase domain-containing protein; translation: MKSYFQNMAPFGKALKKGTIKRTQNNYEQVLEAEKQILAAVDGVKNAGLPEEKINQRGQMTVWQRLEYIVDPGSWTPLHTLFNPADNVEGTTNVIDGLGKIAGKWAVVIGFDNKVMAGAWLAGQSENILRATDLAKRLNIPLVWLVNCSGAKLTEQEKFYANRRGSGTPFFRHAELEQEGIPVLAAIYGTNPAGGGYQSISSTVLFAHEKCNMAVGGAGIVSGMAPQGGFTVDMAEDLVQKAKEHRAKPPGSVATHYDHTGFFRFVYKEEKEVLDGVRDYMKKLPAYDPEFFRVTEPKAPAFEAEDVMRLLPMASKTVYDFDDILARLVDGSEHMEYRPDYGPEIYTGLCKVDGFLVACIGNRQGYLGKGYPEYADYPGMGAKLYRQGLLKMSEFVTLCGRDRIPVIWFQDTSGIDVGDIAEKAELLGLGQSLIYSIQQSGLPMMLAVLRKGTAAAHYVMGGPQANRNNAFTLGTCATEICVMHGETAAVATYARRLVKEKEAGRDLEPVVEQMNALAKKYKDTSTPLYCAKQGMVDEVVRLADLRHYMQSFAGAAYQNPKSICPQHQMILPRIIRDYAAAKEKE